In one window of Erythrolamprus reginae isolate rEryReg1 chromosome 1, rEryReg1.hap1, whole genome shotgun sequence DNA:
- the LBHD2 gene encoding LBH domain-containing protein 2 encodes MTEVMNTREPVMEEFTLSQPEEEGGTSTQAFPEAHEKYPKLSKRLPSIVVEPSETGDVESGELRWPPEDLKSMEDKKALAAQRSCAQQHQMDLESASPHQDIGDSTKSCESRTEDD; translated from the exons ATGACAGAGGTAATGAATACACGTGAACCTGTGATGGAGGAATTTACCTTGAGCCAACCTGAGGAAGAAGGAGGCACTTCCACTCAG GCTTTTCCAGAGGCCCATGAAAAGTATCCAAAATTGTCAAAGAGATTACCATCCATTGTGGTAGAGCCATCTGAGACAGGGGATGTTGAAAGTGGGGAGCTTCGTTGGCCGCCAGAAGACCTGAAATCGATGGAAGATAAGAAGGCTCTTGCTGCTCAGAGATCCTGTGCTCAACAACACCAGATGGATCTTGAAA GTGCTTCACCACACCAAGACATAGGAGATAGTACAAAATCCTGTGAGAGCAGAACTGAGGATGACTAA